The DNA window AAGTTCTGCGTCTGGAAAATGGGCGATACGTTGTGCAGCAACCAACAGAATCAGGACAATTTTGGATTCCTGAATTGGACTTGTTTTTAGGAATTTGGCGCGGAACTCGCTTAGGGATGAATATTTATTGGTTGCGATGGTGGGATGAAGCAGGTAATTTGTTGCTGTGGAGTTCCGAACAAGCCGAAAAAGAACGCCAACGCGCCGAACAAGAACATCAGCGTGCAGAACAAGAACATCAGCGTGCGGAACAAGAACATCAGCGTGCGGAACAAGAACGCCAACGCGCCGATGATGCGATCGCACAATTGGAAATTGAACGTCAGCGTCAAGCAGCTTTACTAGCAAAACTACGAGAATTGGGCATAGATGCAGAGTGATATCGTGTCTAGTAAAAGATTTATCATCCAGGCCGCAGGGGTGCAGGGGGAGTGTGGGGAGAGAGGGGAGTGTGGGGGGAAAGATTTCTTCACCATCCTCCCACACCTCCCACACCTCCCACACCTCCCACACCTCCCACAAAAAAACTCCCTCAGATGAACTGAAGGAGGTGTGAGAAGGAGTCTTTAGTGATGAAACATTTATGCGGGGTTAGTTAAAGCTTGTCCTTGCAAAAGTTGAATAATTGCTGCTTTTTCTAAAATCCCCACGAGTACGCCATTTTCTCGAATGACAGCTAAAGCCGAGAGTTTTTGTTGTTCTAGTAGCTGGATGACTTCTAAGAGGGGTTGATCTGATTTTACTGTGGTGGATGCAGCAACTGGGCGCATGATTTCTTTAACTTGAGTTTCTGTCCACAGAGTTGTCGGAATTTTTCGCAAGTCATCGAGTGTAACCGCACCAACTAATTGTTCTGCATCATCTGTCACTAAGAAGCGTTTCCAGTCTTGTTTGTGCAGAATTTGTTCATCAGCAAATTCTCTCAGGCTGAGGTTTGCAGAAATGATTGGGCTATTGCTGTTGACAGCATCTGCGGCTGTTAAACCATCAAGTTTTGCTTGGACTCTAGCAAATTGGGCTGCATTTCCAGCATTTTGTAACAGGAAGAAGCCGATTAATAAATTCCAGAAGTTAGCTACACTGCCAAAAAATACCAGTGGCAGTATACCAGAAGCGATCGCCACCCAACCAAACACCTGTCCAACTCGGCTGGCGAAGGTCACACCTTTGTAGGGATTACCTGTGATTTTCCACACCAGAGCTTTGAGGACATTACCACCATCCAAAGGTAAGCCAGGAATCAAGTTAAACAGTGCTAAAGCCAAGTTAACGGAAGCTAAAACACCAAGAACTGCTGCTAGTGGCCCCGATACAGGCGTTGTCACACCAATTACTGTGACGATGCCACACAATAATAAACTGACTAACGGCCCAGCGATCGCAATCCAAAAAGCTCCGGCTGGCGTTTTCGATTCTTTTTCTAAGTTCGCCAAACCACCAAAGATAAACAATGTGATGGATTTAACATCAATTCCTTGGCGCAAAGCGACAAAACTATGTCCTAATTCATGGGCGACGACAGAAGCAAACAATAACAGCGCCGTCATCAATCCTAGTAGCAACGCTAACCCCCCAGATAGATAGGGAAACTGGGCTGAAAGTCCACTACTATAGCTCCAGGTTACTAAGCCAAAAACCAAAAACCATGACGGATGGATGTAAAACGGAATCCCGAAGAGATTACCAACGCGAATTGTGCCATTCATGTCGTTCACCTTTGAAAGCTGCCGAGAGATTTAATTTTTCCTCTCGATGTATTTAGTGTAACGAAACGTAACAAATATTAAAATCAATCAAGAGTTGTGCTTACCGTCCTGAAAGGTGCGGTTTACCAATTTTGGATTCTGCCTCCTGAATTGAAAGAGGGTGTAAGGGTATGGGAGTGTAGGGTAAGGATATCTTTCATCTATGACTGTGAAATTTTTTCATCGGGACTGCCCTAATCTCTAAGCCTTTACTGCGGCTTCGGCTTGGGAATGTAATAACAAACCATATTCCAAACCCTCAACCACTGCTTGATAAGAAGCCGCCAAGATATTTGTCGAAACGCCGATAGTTGTCCAGCGTTGATGACCATTACCTGATTCTACTAAGGCTCTGGTTTTGGCAGCTGTGCCGGCGTGTCCGTCGAGAATCCGCACTTTGTAATCTGTCAATTCAAAGCTGGCGAGTTGGGGATAAAAATTGACTAAAGCTTTGCGTAAGGCACTATCTAATGCTGCAACGGGGCCGTTACCTTCAGCAGCTTCTAAGATATTCTGACCGTTAACAGCGACTTTGACGGTGGCTAAAGCACTGCTGGTTTCTTTCCCTTCTACCAAGTCACAGTGTACTTGAAAGCCTTTGACCTCAAAAAATTCTTGCCGCGCCCCTAACGCTTCATACATTAACAGGGCAAAACTCGCTTCGGCGGCTTCAAATTGATAACCTTGACTTTCTAATTGTTTGAGGCGTTGAAGAATTTGTTTTGCTTCTGGTGTTTGCTTATCTAATTCAATGCCAAAGGTGCGGGCTTTGGCTAAGACATTACTCAGTCCTGCTTGTTCCGAAATGACTATCCGCCGACGGTTCCCGACGGTTTCTGGCTGGATGTGTTCGTAAGTCAGGGGGTTACGTTGCACTGCGGAAACATGGACACCGCCTTTATGGGCAAAAGCCGAACGTCCGACAAATGGCGCGTGTTCATCAGGCGCAAGATTGACTACTTCACTGACAAAACGGCTGGCTTCTGTGACTTGAGTAAGCTGGTGTTCTGTGATACAGCTATAACCCATTTTTAGCTGTAAGTTGGGAATTAAAGAACAAAGGTTGGCATTGCCACAGCGTTCACCATATCCATTTATTGTTCCTTGTACCATTGTTGCCCCCGCCATGACGGCAGCTAGGGCATTAGCTACGGCTAGATCACAATCGTTATGCGTGTGGATGCCGATTTGGGGAGTTGTCATTGTTTTTTGACAAGTGACAGATAACAAATGACTTTTAACAGTTGTCACACTTTCGCTGACTTCATGAGGCAAAGTTCCGCCATTGGTATCACATAAAACTAACCATTCTGCGCCAGATGCGATCGCTGCCTCTAAGGTTTGTAAAGCATAATCTCGATTATGTTTGTAACCATCAAACCAATGTTCGGCATCGTAAATCACGCGCCGCCCATGTGAGCGAAAATACTCGATAGTGTCGCGGATCATGGCCAAATTTTCTTCTAAAGTTGTCTTGAGACCTTCGGTAACGTGTAAATCCCAAGATTTGCCAAAAATTGTCACCCACCGAGAACCCGCAGTTAAAATTGCTTGCAACATTGGTTCAGCCGCAGCCACAGTATTGGGGCGACGTGTAGAACAAAATGCCACAATTTCTGCTTGTTTGAGCGGATCTTCTTGGAGTTGCCAGAAAAACTGAACATCCTTGGGGTTAGCGCCAGGCCAACCACCTTCAATGAAGGGAATACCCAGTTGGTCTAATCTTTTAGCAATGCGTAGCTTGTCTTCAATAGACACTGATAGCCCTTCGCATTGAGTGCCATCCCGTAATGTTGTGTCATAAAGCCAAATTTGAGGAGAGGGATTTGTGGTCATAAGACAAGATCATGCGAGACAACTGTAGAGGAAATGTGCCAATATACTACAAAAAGCCGGTTCGTTAATTTAAATATGCCCAAAGTACTAACACAGGGTACGAACAATACGTTGGTCTGGCGCTGTATTCCATACTGGATGCAGTTAAATTAAGGCTTGTATGAAGAATTTGGGTTTTAAGTTACGAAAAGTTTTGCAACAAAATCGTGTTGACCTCTAAAATGGCGGTGCAGAAACAAAAAACAGTCAGTTAGTTAGTAGTGATGGTATGAGTGTGATCGATCAAGTGATGTATTGACTGTGAATTAGCGTCACAAAAGCAGCGATCGCTTCTTTCCCATTCTCCTACAATAGACCTGCATTTAGCCGATCAGACAGAGGATTTTACGGATTATTGGATCAGGGATATCGAATAAGAAAGGAAATCAAAAGGTTAGGTTACACAAGGAGAAAAACAATATGGGTAGATGGACACCGCTTATTCTCATGGGTGGAGGCTTGGCAATTTTATTAGGTACATTGCTAGGCATTAACTTTCCAATGGGTGGAGGGCAACAAACTGCCAGTAATAATGCTCCCGGCGGCAAAACCTCGCGCGTTCTCCCAGCTAATATTAATGTTAATAGCACTGCCCCCAGCAGAGGTAGCCGTGGCTTAAGCGAAGACAGAGCCAGCACTCCTCAAGAAGATAATGTTCCCACAGAAGCTAGAGGCAGCAGAAGCGTTAGACAAGAAAATTTAAACACCAACACAACTGAGCGCCGCACCAGCGTTGCTCAAAATACAACTCCCAGCGAATCATTTTCAACTCCTGACAATACATCAGAGCCAACTACGAGAGAAGTACAATCAACCGAAAGTCAGTCAACTGATACAACCACCAGTGAGAATGAGTCTACTAGAGAGCCAATTCGGGCTTTGTGGTAGGAAGAGACGAGGGAGACAAGGGAGACGAGGAAGAAATCTTTCTACCTTGTCTACCCCCTCTACCTTGTCTACTCCCTTTCAGCACTCAGCACTCAAAACTCAGCACTCAAAACTAGTCATTGGTTACAAGTTATTAGTTATAAGTTATGTAGTTGTGTACTAATGATCAATGGCTAATAACCAATGACTAATGACTAATGACTAGCGATGTTTTAATTATTGGTGGCGGTGTTATTGGCTTGGCGATCGCCGTCGAACTTAAATTGCGCGGGACAAATGTCACCGTGCTTTGTCGTGATTTCCAGGCTGCTGCTACTTATGCTGCTGCTGGCATGTTAGCACCAGATGCAGAAATTATCCAAGATGAGATGATGGGGAAGTTGTGCAGGCGATCGCGTGCCTTATACCCAGAATGGACAAGCAAACTTGAAGATTTAACAGGGATTAATCCTGGTTACTGGGCTTGTGGCATTCTTGCGCCTGTTTATCAACCACCAAAGTCTGCTGCGGCTGGTGATTCACCTGCTTATTGGTTAGATCAAACCGCCATTCATCAATATCAGCCAGGGTTGAGTAATGATGTCATCGGTGGCTGGTGGTATCCTGAAGATGCTCAAGTTGATAATCGAGCATTAGCCCAAGCACTCAGAACTGCGGCTCAATCCCTCGGCATTGAAATCAAAGATAACATCACAGTTGCAGGATTAATCCAACAGCAAGGACAAGTCATCGGCGTACAAACCAACCAAGGCGTAATTCGTGCCGGTCACTATGTTTTAGCGGCTGGTGCTTGGTCTAGTGAATTGTTACCTTTGCCTGTAACTCCCCGCAAAGGGCAAATGTTGAGTATTCGCTTACCTGACTTTGTGCCGGAATTGCCTTTGCGACGGGTGTTATTTGGCGAAAATATTTACATCGTACCCCGGCGCGATCGCTCGATTATTTTGGGTGCGACTAGCGAAGATGTGGGTTTTACACCAAATAACACCCCCGCAGGTATCCAATCTTTACTTCAGCAAGCGATTCGCCTCTATCCCCAATTACAAGATTATTCCATTCAAGAATTTTGGTGGGGTTTTCGTCCGGCTACCCCAGATGAATTACCAATTCTCGGTACTAGCCACTGTGCAAACTTGACTTTGACTACAGGTCATTATCGCAACGGCATTTTACTAGCGCCTGTGACAGCAGCCTTAATTGCTGATTTAATCTGTGAACAAAAATCAGATTCTTTATTGTCACATTTCCATTATTCTCGGTTTCATACCCAGCCATCTACCGCCCCTATGCTCACTCACTCTGCCAATTTTACCAACGGCGATCGCCCCTCCCCCCTCCCAAATTCCAAATTACTGAATGCAGTCGAAGTCAACTCACCGCTTCCCGACTCCCCCCTTGTAATTGCAGGTAAAACCTTCCAATCTCGCTTGATGACAGGAACCGGTAAATATCGCTCCATTGCAGAAATGCAGCAAAGTATTGTTGCTAGTGGTTGTGAAATTGTCACCGTCGCAGTCCGGCGAGTTCAAACCAAAACCCCAGGACATGAAGGGTTAGCAGAAGCACTGGATTGGTCAAAAATTTGGATGTTGCCGAATACTGCTGGTTGTCAAACTGCCGAAGAAGCAATTCGTGTCGCCCGTTTGGGTCGAGAAATGGCAAAATTGCTAGGGCAGGAAGATAATAATTTTGTGAAATTAGAAGTTATTCCAGATCCCAAATATTTACTCCCTGACCCGATTGGGACACTGCAAGCGGCTGAACAACTTGTAAAAGAAGGGTTTGCGGTATTGCCGTATATCAATGCTGACCCAATGTTAGCCAAACGCTTAGAAGATGTTGGCTGTGCAACAGTCATGCCTTTAGCATCACCCATCGGTTCGGGACAAGGATTAAAAACCACCGCCAATATCCAAATCATTATTGAAAACGCTAAAGTGCCGGTTGTGGTAGATGCAGGTATTGGTTCACCTTCCGAAGCTTCTCAAGCAATGGAATTAGGCGCAGATGCCTTATTAATTAATAGTGCGATCGCTCTAGCCCAAAATGCCCCAGCAATGGCTTACGCAATGAATTTAGCAACCGTCGCTGGTCGTTTAGCATACCTCGCCGGTCGAATGCCCATCAAATCTTATGCTAGTGCTAGTTCACCTGTGACGGGAACTATTAATTAATTCAGATCCCCGACTTTTTAGACGACACAGACTGTATCTTCTAAGAGGATGTTTGAAAAGTATTGGGCGAATAGAATTCGCTACTACACAAGCAAAGTCCACACTTCGACCCTTCTCCTGCCGGAGACGCTACGCGAACGACAAGCTCAGGGCATCGCAAGCTCAGTGACCGCCTACGTGGACTAACACAAAATCAAGGTTTTCAAACCCACCTACGTGGGTTTCGTCTGTGTAGCCGCGATTTCCAATCGCCCGGTGAGTAATAATTTAGACTTTCCAAACATCCTCTAATACCAATTTGAAAAATGATTGCGACAAATGGGTTACTGAAAAGCTCACCAGTAAGCAATTTCCCAATCCAAAATCCAAAATCTAAAATCCAAAATGGTATAAGAAGTCGGGGATCTGTTTGTTCAGTAAACTTATGTCGATTCTGGTAACTGAATGCTCTTTTGTCGAGTACCATACAGTTCTATGAATCGTTTAAACAATAACATTGTTTCATGCTTAGAAGCAGAATTTATATTAAACAAACGCTCGATATTTGTGTCCGCTAAAGCCTGTAAATATGGTAAATCTTCAAAAAGTGTCAAACAAGTGGCGCAGTGTAAAACAAATTGCAATATCGGCTTCGGCCAATCTAAATCACTATAAATATCGATAAATAATTGATGTTCTTTTTCATTTATAGGGAAAGCGTGAAAGAGGACAACGATTCTTTTATCGTTATATGCAGGAATGCTCAGTTCAATAGTATAGGGAGTATGTAAAATTAAATCTACTTCTACTATTGGTTGCCGCCAAAATCTTAACAGATTCATATTTGGTTGCAACATGGTATTAAATTTCAGCACTCCCCCGATATGAGTTGTTTGGAATTGACTGATACTCAAAACCTTTAAACTATTCAGGCTGAATTTATGAACGGTTTCTAAGTGTTTTAAGTTCAGTAGGTGATAGATTTGGCAATAGTAAGGAAAAGGTAAAATATAATCTTGGCTAATCATGTGTCGCTTCTTCAACCTAAGCTTCAGGGCTTGGCTGCGACTGAGATATTCTGCATATTCATTCGGCTCTACATCATTGCTGGTTAAACTTTCCTCTGGTTTTAAATAAATCCAACTCACAAAAAAGAGGCAAGTCATCAATAGTTGCAATATCTCTATTGGTGATAAATTTCCATCTGACAACATCGCAAAACTTCTGTCTGTGATGGCAAATAACCATGATGGAATACCTATCATCCAAACACAACTTTTGATTTGATCTAATGCTAGAGCTATTTCTACTTTTGTTGATGCTTGATTAGAATTATCTGTATCAGTATCATGATTTTTATTTCTGGGTTTCAAGCAATTAACAGACATAGTATTTTAATGAAGAGATTGTTAGTAGATGAATATTTTCAACTACTTGTATCCTAATGATTGAAAATACAGACGTACTCTATCATTAGCTGTAAATATCCGTTAAATATGCCTAAATTCAATTAAAAATAATGTCTGGAGCTAATTAATTTGATAGAGATGAGTACAATTGCCTGTTATTAGTCAGTTAGCTTGTTTTTTCTATTCTAACTACAGTTTTATTGATGCTGCGATCGCCCAAACATAAAAAATAAATTAAATGGCAATTTACGTAAGATAATTTTTTGTGCTACATTGAGTTACAAGGTAATAATACATCTGCTCAACTATGGTTCGGGTTCTGTATACCCGACTGGTGCGCCAACCTCTGGATTGAGTGTATACCGTAGAGCAATGGCTTGTTACTCCATTGATTGATTAGCTCAGTGGTAGAGCATCCGAAGTCCTCGGCTAGTCGTAGGTTCGACTCCTACATCAAACAACCGAAAGTTAGCTCACTGGTAGAGCAATCGACTCATAATCGATGTGTTGCAGGTTCAATTCCTGTACTTTCTCCCACCTTGTCTAGGTTAAAAGACAAATTTGCGGAATAGAGCAGTTGGTTAGCTCGTTGGGGCCTGTCCCCAAAGATCAGTGGTTCAAATCCACTTTCTGCCACCAAAACCCTGTCCGGGTTAAAAGACACTATCCTGTCACGATAGCTAATTGAATTTGAATAAAAACTCTGCATTGTATGTTGACTACTAATATTACCTAGTGATGTTGGTAGTCACAGTTAAGGAGCCTGTGCAAATGTTTTCGCCTTAACTTGAGTATGTCCTTCGTTTACCTCCAGTTTTCTGGAATGGGCAAACTGAACGATATATTTGAGCGTTGCTGTCTTTTTTGAGATTATCTTTGGGTAGTTTCAAGAAAGTAGTAACAATCTTAATCCAGTTTTGGAGATACATTTGCCCGCAACTAAACTGTAAAAACCTACATTTGCAGAGTTTTAAAATGAGTTTTCAAAAGCATACTCAAAACAATATTGAACAGTTAAAAAAATATAATTTAGGTGTCTATGATAATGCCGAGCAGATTGCATCGGCTATGGAAATTAGTATTGATAAACTGCGGTTTCTTACCTTTACTTCTAAAACTTCTCAGATTTCACATTATATTTACTTTAAAACTGCCAAAAAACTTGCAGGCGATCGCATTATTTCTGCACCATTGCCTGATTTAAAACGCGCTCAATACTGGATTTTGCAGAATATCTTACAAAAAATTACCATTCATGACGCTGCACATGGTTTTTGCGGCGATCGCTCCATTATTACTAATGCTAATCCCCATGTTGGTGCAGAAATAATTATTAATATCGACTTGCAAGATTTTTTCTCAGCTATTACATATCAGCGTGTTAAAGGACTATTTCAATCGTTTGGTTATACTTCATCTGTAGCTACAATTTTTGGTTTATTATGTACCGCGCCTGTAGTGGAAGAACACAACTTAGATAATAAAACAGACTTTGTGGAACTTAAGCAACGTCATCTTCCCCAAGGTTCTCCAGCCAGCCCTGCAATTACCAATATTATTTGTCGTAATTTAGATCAGCGTTTGTGTGCGATCGCAGAAAAATTTGGGTTTAGATACACTCGCTATGTTGATGATTTAACATTTTCCGCATCAGGTGAGAATCTGAAACATACCAAAAATATCATCAAGCAAATTCAGTCAATTATCTCTGACGAAGGATTTGCCATCAATCCCGACAAAACCCGCATTTTACGAAACTCTCAACAGCAAGAAGTTACAGGTATTATCGTTAATCAAAAAATTAATGTCCCTCGGAAAAAGTTAAAAAGTTTCCGTGCAACTTTACATCAAATAGAAAATGAAGGCTTAGAAGGTAAGCATTGGGGTAACTCATCCAACCTCATCGCCTCTATCACCGGATTTGCCAACTTTGTCGCAATGGTTAACCCCGAAAAAGGTGCAGAGTTTCAACAACAAATTCAGCGTATTCAAGAAAAATATGGCAAGAATAATTAGCTGGAAACAATAATTGAGCATTGAGCATTGAGCATTGAGCGAAGTCGAAATGCTCAATGCTCAATCAGTTGAAGAGAAGAAAGCTGTAGCGCAGTGTGGATACTTCGACTGCGCTCAGTATCCACACCCGGTAATTTCAAGTTAGGTTTAATTGAGTGCTTCGAC is part of the Aulosira sp. FACHB-615 genome and encodes:
- a CDS encoding site-2 protease family protein, which codes for MNGTIRVGNLFGIPFYIHPSWFLVFGLVTWSYSSGLSAQFPYLSGGLALLLGLMTALLLFASVVAHELGHSFVALRQGIDVKSITLFIFGGLANLEKESKTPAGAFWIAIAGPLVSLLLCGIVTVIGVTTPVSGPLAAVLGVLASVNLALALFNLIPGLPLDGGNVLKALVWKITGNPYKGVTFASRVGQVFGWVAIASGILPLVFFGSVANFWNLLIGFFLLQNAGNAAQFARVQAKLDGLTAADAVNSNSPIISANLSLREFADEQILHKQDWKRFLVTDDAEQLVGAVTLDDLRKIPTTLWTETQVKEIMRPVAASTTVKSDQPLLEVIQLLEQQKLSALAVIRENGVLVGILEKAAIIQLLQGQALTNPA
- the cimA gene encoding citramalate synthase — its product is MTTNPSPQIWLYDTTLRDGTQCEGLSVSIEDKLRIAKRLDQLGIPFIEGGWPGANPKDVQFFWQLQEDPLKQAEIVAFCSTRRPNTVAAAEPMLQAILTAGSRWVTIFGKSWDLHVTEGLKTTLEENLAMIRDTIEYFRSHGRRVIYDAEHWFDGYKHNRDYALQTLEAAIASGAEWLVLCDTNGGTLPHEVSESVTTVKSHLLSVTCQKTMTTPQIGIHTHNDCDLAVANALAAVMAGATMVQGTINGYGERCGNANLCSLIPNLQLKMGYSCITEHQLTQVTEASRFVSEVVNLAPDEHAPFVGRSAFAHKGGVHVSAVQRNPLTYEHIQPETVGNRRRIVISEQAGLSNVLAKARTFGIELDKQTPEAKQILQRLKQLESQGYQFEAAEASFALLMYEALGARQEFFEVKGFQVHCDLVEGKETSSALATVKVAVNGQNILEAAEGNGPVAALDSALRKALVNFYPQLASFELTDYKVRILDGHAGTAAKTRALVESGNGHQRWTTIGVSTNILAASYQAVVEGLEYGLLLHSQAEAAVKA
- the thiO gene encoding glycine oxidase ThiO — translated: MTSDVLIIGGGVIGLAIAVELKLRGTNVTVLCRDFQAAATYAAAGMLAPDAEIIQDEMMGKLCRRSRALYPEWTSKLEDLTGINPGYWACGILAPVYQPPKSAAAGDSPAYWLDQTAIHQYQPGLSNDVIGGWWYPEDAQVDNRALAQALRTAAQSLGIEIKDNITVAGLIQQQGQVIGVQTNQGVIRAGHYVLAAGAWSSELLPLPVTPRKGQMLSIRLPDFVPELPLRRVLFGENIYIVPRRDRSIILGATSEDVGFTPNNTPAGIQSLLQQAIRLYPQLQDYSIQEFWWGFRPATPDELPILGTSHCANLTLTTGHYRNGILLAPVTAALIADLICEQKSDSLLSHFHYSRFHTQPSTAPMLTHSANFTNGDRPSPLPNSKLLNAVEVNSPLPDSPLVIAGKTFQSRLMTGTGKYRSIAEMQQSIVASGCEIVTVAVRRVQTKTPGHEGLAEALDWSKIWMLPNTAGCQTAEEAIRVARLGREMAKLLGQEDNNFVKLEVIPDPKYLLPDPIGTLQAAEQLVKEGFAVLPYINADPMLAKRLEDVGCATVMPLASPIGSGQGLKTTANIQIIIENAKVPVVVDAGIGSPSEASQAMELGADALLINSAIALAQNAPAMAYAMNLATVAGRLAYLAGRMPIKSYASASSPVTGTIN
- a CDS encoding reverse transcriptase family protein; translation: MSFQKHTQNNIEQLKKYNLGVYDNAEQIASAMEISIDKLRFLTFTSKTSQISHYIYFKTAKKLAGDRIISAPLPDLKRAQYWILQNILQKITIHDAAHGFCGDRSIITNANPHVGAEIIINIDLQDFFSAITYQRVKGLFQSFGYTSSVATIFGLLCTAPVVEEHNLDNKTDFVELKQRHLPQGSPASPAITNIICRNLDQRLCAIAEKFGFRYTRYVDDLTFSASGENLKHTKNIIKQIQSIISDEGFAINPDKTRILRNSQQQEVTGIIVNQKINVPRKKLKSFRATLHQIENEGLEGKHWGNSSNLIASITGFANFVAMVNPEKGAEFQQQIQRIQEKYGKNN